A genomic region of Pseudomonas sp. RSB 5.4 contains the following coding sequences:
- a CDS encoding O-antigen ligase family protein → MQLRGFSSTSNRIFDFISLWMLPTGYFLLLCALFFLPGRSLHHKLFYGLFSIPTLIALCLRPRELKELLREPIFIAVLLFAAWALLSLAWGPGGEPFGGMLKPPLHTLLLFAGCYLLVRYRSDILQPLLFGAALVALIATTIFLFMFARVYEPGMRLIGGGAFDNPLLSSHLFGFFSAYWLSVTMTCKRRQMMWLSVPAMAIMFMAVIGTGSRTPLVALTMAALWLCFICWNRRSVGLLVALVLSGVAVITQFSQMITERGDSYRLEIWQKVLHMIADHPWIGHGYSASLAVDPGNGVSFQEPHSFALGVLYYVGIIGLLPWLFFLLWGLLSSWRQRVQPLLIIASTWLVFGIGAGLTEGGGIISRPKEHWFLLWIPLALIAALSINQRARRLLIQPVQKLATADLEHMSSTARIIEEDGLGPKVLRLTDGSFLKLFRRRRWYTSGSFNPYSERFAVNSEQLRQVGIPTPQILNLYRLDDGSSAVHYAPLPGHTLRQVLQSITAPAVRQALVERFGKFMAQLHEKGVYFRSLHLGNVLVLEDGEFGLIDLADLRIYPTPLSLSMRQRNLRHMQRYTVDKRWLFEDHLDALLQGYAMTASKSAVENLHRQVLAGNTPARVQ, encoded by the coding sequence ATGCAACTTCGCGGCTTCAGCAGTACATCCAATCGGATTTTCGATTTCATTAGCCTGTGGATGCTTCCCACCGGTTATTTCCTGCTCCTGTGCGCGCTGTTCTTCTTGCCAGGTCGAAGCCTTCATCACAAGTTGTTCTACGGCCTGTTCAGCATTCCGACACTGATCGCGCTATGCCTGCGCCCGCGCGAACTCAAGGAGCTGCTGCGCGAGCCGATCTTCATTGCCGTCCTGCTGTTTGCTGCGTGGGCCTTGCTCAGCCTCGCGTGGGGGCCCGGTGGCGAGCCTTTCGGCGGAATGCTCAAGCCACCGCTGCACACCCTGCTGCTGTTTGCCGGCTGTTACCTGCTGGTGCGCTATCGCAGCGATATCCTGCAACCCCTGCTGTTCGGCGCGGCGCTGGTCGCGCTGATTGCCACGACCATTTTCCTGTTCATGTTCGCCCGGGTTTATGAACCAGGCATGCGCCTGATCGGTGGTGGTGCCTTCGACAATCCGTTGCTCAGCTCGCACCTGTTCGGCTTCTTCAGTGCCTATTGGCTGAGCGTGACCATGACCTGCAAGCGCCGCCAGATGATGTGGCTCAGCGTGCCGGCGATGGCAATCATGTTCATGGCCGTGATCGGTACGGGTTCCCGGACACCGTTGGTGGCACTGACCATGGCGGCGCTGTGGCTGTGCTTCATCTGCTGGAACAGGCGCTCGGTGGGGTTACTGGTCGCGCTGGTCCTGAGCGGCGTAGCAGTCATTACGCAGTTTTCGCAGATGATCACCGAACGTGGCGACTCCTATCGCCTGGAAATCTGGCAGAAGGTACTGCACATGATTGCCGATCATCCATGGATCGGTCATGGCTACAGCGCCAGCCTTGCCGTAGACCCCGGTAACGGTGTCAGTTTTCAGGAGCCGCACAGTTTTGCCCTGGGTGTGCTGTATTACGTCGGCATCATCGGCTTGCTGCCCTGGTTGTTCTTCCTGCTGTGGGGCCTGCTGAGTAGTTGGCGCCAGCGCGTGCAGCCACTGCTGATCATTGCCTCGACCTGGCTGGTATTCGGTATCGGCGCCGGGCTGACCGAAGGCGGCGGAATAATCTCGCGGCCCAAGGAGCACTGGTTCCTGTTGTGGATCCCGCTGGCACTGATCGCAGCGTTGAGCATCAATCAACGCGCGCGGCGCCTGTTGATCCAGCCGGTGCAAAAGCTTGCGACCGCTGATCTGGAGCACATGAGCAGCACGGCCCGGATCATTGAAGAAGATGGCCTCGGCCCGAAAGTCCTGCGCCTGACCGACGGCAGTTTCCTCAAGCTGTTCCGCCGTCGCCGCTGGTACACCTCCGGCAGCTTCAATCCCTACTCCGAACGTTTCGCGGTCAACAGCGAACAACTGCGCCAGGTGGGCATTCCGACCCCGCAAATATTGAATCTGTACCGACTCGACGATGGCAGCAGTGCCGTGCATTACGCGCCGCTACCGGGGCACACGCTGCGTCAGGTGCTGCAAAGCATTACGGCTCCGGCGGTGCGCCAGGCGCTGGTGGAGCGTTTCGGCAAATTCATGGCGCAATTGCACGAAAAAGGCGTGTATTTCCGCTCTCTGCATCTGGGTAACGTACTGGTGCTGGAAGATGGCGAGTTCGGCTTGATCGACCTGGCCGACCTGCGCATCTACCCTACCCCGCTCAGTCTTTCGATGCGTCAACGCAATTTGCGTCATATGCAACGTTACACTGTCGACAAACGCTGGCTGTTCGAGGATCACCTCGATGCGTTGCTCCAGGGGTACGCCATGACGGCGTCTAAATCCGCGGTTGAAAATCTGCACAGGCAAGTGCTGGCCGGCAACACCCCGGCCCGGGTTCAGTGA